The DNA window CCCGCCTGCTTTTCACCGATGAATTCAATAAGTCAGAACAGTTTTACCTGCTGCGTGAAGAGTTCAATATGAGTGCCGATGCTTACCGTCGTGCGCTGCTGTTTCTTTACCTGAACCGCCACTGCTATAACGGCCTGTGCCGCTATAACCTGCGCGGGGAGTTCAACGTGCCGTTTGGACGTTATAAGAAACCGTACTTCCCGGAGGACGAGCTGTACTGGTTCGCTGAAAAATCCCGCAACGCCACTTTTGTCTGCGAGCATTACCGCGATACCATGGCAAAAGCCGAGCGTGGTACCGTGGTGTATTGCGATCCGCCGTATGCGCCATTATCGGCGACGGCGAATTTTACCGCCTACCACACCAACAGCTTTAGCATGGCCGACCAGCAGAGCCTGGCGCTGATGGCGCACCAGCTTGCGGTAGAAAGTCAGGTGCCGGTATTGATTTCCAACCATGATACCGAGCTGACGCGTGACTGGTACCAGCACGCCTCGCTGTACGTGGTGAAAGCGCGTCGTACCATCAGCCGCAATATTCTTGGTCGCAGCAAAGTGAACGAGCTTTTAGCGCTGTATCGTTAAACCGGGGTTACGCCCCGGCGTAGTTATCCTATGGATTTCGAACCCTACGTTTGGAGATAGCGGATGAAAAAATTTTTGATTGCCCCGTCCATTTTGTCAGCAGACTTTGCCCGTCTGGGTGAAGAT is part of the Serratia quinivorans genome and encodes:
- the dam gene encoding DNA adenine methylase → MKKNRAFLKWAGGKYPLVDEIRRHLPAGDCLIEPFVGAGSVFLNTEYDAYILADINSDLINLYNIVKLRTDDFVRDARLLFTDEFNKSEQFYLLREEFNMSADAYRRALLFLYLNRHCYNGLCRYNLRGEFNVPFGRYKKPYFPEDELYWFAEKSRNATFVCEHYRDTMAKAERGTVVYCDPPYAPLSATANFTAYHTNSFSMADQQSLALMAHQLAVESQVPVLISNHDTELTRDWYQHASLYVVKARRTISRNILGRSKVNELLALYR